The candidate division WOR-3 bacterium genome includes the window AATATTTCTTTTAAACCCAAGCTCTTAAAACAATTATTAGACATAAAGGAGAAAGAAGAGATTTACAGTTTAGCCGTTGAAAAAGCGACCAGAAACTTAATTTCTTTCTATGTTCAACAAGGCTTTCAATATATTAACCTTGAAACTGACCTTAAAAAGACAACGAAAGGTATTACAATTATTTTTAAAATCAACGAAGGCCCACGGATAAAAATTTCTAAAATTAATATCTTTTGGGTCAATCGTTTAATACCAATTGATACTCTCAGAGCCGAAATTCCGTATAAGACTGCTGACTTTAAAAAAGGAAAATTTAACCTCAGCGTTCTTCATTCACAATTAAAGATAAGAGCCGGCGATTTTTTGATTATCCCCAAGATCCTGCAGAGCCAAGATGCTTTAGCCCAATGGTATCAGGATAACGGCTATGCTTTTGTAAATACTGACTATCATATAAAGGTTGATAACCTCAAGGCAGATGTAAGTTTTTTTATTGAGGAAGGACCACTTGTCACGATTAAAGAAATTAGAGTCCGGGGCAATCAAAATGTCCGTTATCCGATTATTTTACGCACCGCCCAAATTAAAATTGGCGAGAAATATTCTCGCAAAAAAATCACCACCGCCATCCAGCGACTTTATGGCACACGGCTTTTTGAACGCGTCTCATTTTCGATCTCAGTAATTGATACTTCGCATTTACCCTTCGCACACATTGACTCCAATCGCCAAAAATCTTTTAGTTTAGTTGATAGCATTACGCTTCGGTTTGATGTTTTAGAACAACCGGCACGAAGCATTGGTTTGGGCATCGGGCTTCAAGCTTCGCCTCTGCGATTAATTTTGTCAACTGAATGGGAACACTTAAACTTCTTATCTCGGGGACAAAATCTGTTTTTCTCATTTGGATACGCGCCAACTTTTACTAAAGATTGGCGAACAGAATTAAAAAGCATTTACCGAATTTTTTATATTCTCGCTTTACCGATTAATTTTTCATTTCAGCCTTCTTTTAAATATGAAAAGAGAAATATCAGTAATACTGATGTAGTTAATCTTATTGAAGAAACAAACTTAAACATTGAGACTGGTGTTTCTCGTTATTTCGGACCAAATTTAGAATGCGGAACCTATCTTCGCTATCTTCGAATTTGGATTAAACCGTTGTTGCCTGTGATAAACCAGAAAACAATAACAAATTCCCAAAATATTTATCTCCGATATGATACCCGCGATAATCTCTTTACGCCACAAAAAGGTGTCTTCTTTTCGACTAATCTACAATTAGCCGGAAGTGTCTTATCTGGCGATAATGATTTTTATAAGATACAATCCGAGTTGGTTTTGTTTAAATCCCTTTTGAATGATTATGTGATAGGTTTTAGAATAATGTCTGGTCTTGCTGTTCCTTATGGGCGCTCAAGTCAGATTCCTTTTTATGATGCCTTTACTCTTGGCGGCAACAATGGTCTTCGAGGTTTTGCCGAAAGAGCACTGGGACCAGATAGTATTGGCACAGAACATTATGGCTCTGGAATGATTAATGCTAATTGGGAACTACGTAGTCATTATCAAAAATTACTCGATTGGGTCGTATTTAGTGATTGGGGACGAGTAGACCATCAAGGAGATATTATACGTTTTGACTGGGATAAGTTCTTTTATAGTGTCGGCTTAGGAATTAGAATTAACACCAGAATCGGTCCCATAAGAATCGATTATGCCAAACGCTTAAAATCCGCACCAACTGGTGATTGGGGCAAAATCCATCTTGGGCTATTGAATATGTTTTAACTATTTTAACTATTAGATATGATGAACTCTAAATGCCAAGGAATTTTGAACGTTAAATCCGATATATCACTAAAAAGCATTTCAGACCTAACAACATGTTCAAGGTGATAAAAATCTCATTTATCAATCCATTAAGCATATAACCAGTATATTAAATGCTGAACTTATAACTTAAATGAAGAGAAAATTAATTATTGGGTTAATAGTTATCGCACTTTGCCTTATGGTTTTTCTCGGATTAATCGTCTTTAGACCCCAAATTAGTAATTATCTTACTACGCAATCACTAAATTTTCTTAGCCGAACCCTAAATCTTCAAATTTCAGCAAAAGAAATCAAAGGCAATATCTTCACTTCTATAGTCTTTTCTGATGTCAAAATAAAATTTAGTAGCGGCGATTCTCTCACTGCCCAATCTGTAAAATCAGAATATAATCTCTTCTCAATTCTATTTAAACATAGAAATCTGATTCGTAATCTATTAATTGTTAAGCCTAATGTCTATCTTGTATCCCATCTTAAAACAGTTGACACTCGTGTTACACCTTTCACTTTGCCTATAATTTTTTTAAATAAACTTGAAATTCAAAATGGTGCTGTTTTTCAAAACAGTAAAATAGTTTTAGATTCCTTCTCAATGTTGTCTTATTTACGATTGCATCCTAAGACCGCAAGCGCACTTGTCAATAAAGCAAATTTTTATTTACCCGCTATACCATTAAGGATACAAAATTTTAATGGTAATATTCATTTTCATAATAACACGCTTTCCCTCCAAAACATAAGAATCAACACACCATCTTCAATGATACAATTCAATGCTTTTGCGGATTTTCTTAATCGCTATTTAAGTTTCGATATTCAAGCAGGACATTACGATCTGAAAGAAATTATTAATCTTCCAGGTCTTTTTGATATTAACGGTCAGATTAGTTTGTATTTTGAAAAAGACAATTGGAATTTATTGAACATCAGAAGTAATTTGAATTATCGTGCCTTAAATCTTAAATTGCCTTATGTGAAAATTGCTGATGGCAAAGGAAAGATCGAATTCATTGATACAGTGGCTAATATTACTTGCATCACTCCAGATTCATTTTATCTCAATGCACTATGCACTTTTAATTTCCCCAATCGAAAAGAAGTTAATCGTCCCATATCATACCAAGGCAAATTGCTATTTAATAATTTTAACATTTCCATTAAATCGTCTAATAACAAACTCCTGCAAAATAATTTAGGCTTAATACCCCAACTCGACGGATTTATTGAATTTAATGGCATTGGCTTTGAGCAGATTGAGTTTAATCTATTATCTTCATCAAAAAAACCGGCAATTGAAAGTATCTCGGCAAAAGGAGCGATCAAAAAAGGAAAACTTGAGATTGAAAAATTAAGGATTAAAGACCGTACCAGCATTCTCAACTCAACCTTATACCAAGTTCAGACCAAACCCAATAATTTAATGACTAAAACTCAGTATTGGTTTTTGGAGTTCAAGGATTTTTCTTTATACCTTGTTTCCGAAGTACTCCATCAGATAGTAGGAAGCAATCTTTATTTTAAAGGATTTGTTAATGGCTCGTGCCATCTGGAATTATCTGATAAGCGAATAAAGGCTGACGGCGAGTTAAATGTACGCAAAGGGTTATTCTTATTAAGGAAAGATTATCTTTCTGAGATTGACTTTAAATTTGAAAAATTAAAATTAAAATTTAATCTTCCTGACCTACAAAATCTTCCGGAAGAGATTAATCTTTGTGTCGAAAGTATTTTCGGAATCGAAAACCAAATGTCCCAATTTAATTTTATTCTAAACAATAAAGATTTTCTCTTGACCGCCAGAAATTGGATCAATAACCGATTTGCTCCTATTGAATCTCTAACAATAAGTGGGACAATTCAGAATGCCCATCAGTTTAGTCTCAATATCTTAAATATTGATAATTTAATTGAGCATTTACAAATAACGACTCAAGGTTATTTCTTCACCAATACCAAAGAATTTCGTTTTGGTAAAAAAGGAAGTTCCTTTTATCTACAAGGTCTTACACTAAAAATTGGCT containing:
- a CDS encoding BamA/TamA family outer membrane protein, producing MPTRFILILIGYTIFSILYAGNDSLPTEPFSVEKIIFQGNISFKPKLLKQLLDIKEKEEIYSLAVEKATRNLISFYVQQGFQYINLETDLKKTTKGITIIFKINEGPRIKISKINIFWVNRLIPIDTLRAEIPYKTADFKKGKFNLSVLHSQLKIRAGDFLIIPKILQSQDALAQWYQDNGYAFVNTDYHIKVDNLKADVSFFIEEGPLVTIKEIRVRGNQNVRYPIILRTAQIKIGEKYSRKKITTAIQRLYGTRLFERVSFSISVIDTSHLPFAHIDSNRQKSFSLVDSITLRFDVLEQPARSIGLGIGLQASPLRLILSTEWEHLNFLSRGQNLFFSFGYAPTFTKDWRTELKSIYRIFYILALPINFSFQPSFKYEKRNISNTDVVNLIEETNLNIETGVSRYFGPNLECGTYLRYLRIWIKPLLPVINQKTITNSQNIYLRYDTRDNLFTPQKGVFFSTNLQLAGSVLSGDNDFYKIQSELVLFKSLLNDYVIGFRIMSGLAVPYGRSSQIPFYDAFTLGGNNGLRGFAERALGPDSIGTEHYGSGMINANWELRSHYQKLLDWVVFSDWGRVDHQGDIIRFDWDKFFYSVGLGIRINTRIGPIRIDYAKRLKSAPTGDWGKIHLGLLNMF
- a CDS encoding translocation/assembly module TamB, translated to MKRKLIIGLIVIALCLMVFLGLIVFRPQISNYLTTQSLNFLSRTLNLQISAKEIKGNIFTSIVFSDVKIKFSSGDSLTAQSVKSEYNLFSILFKHRNLIRNLLIVKPNVYLVSHLKTVDTRVTPFTLPIIFLNKLEIQNGAVFQNSKIVLDSFSMLSYLRLHPKTASALVNKANFYLPAIPLRIQNFNGNIHFHNNTLSLQNIRINTPSSMIQFNAFADFLNRYLSFDIQAGHYDLKEIINLPGLFDINGQISLYFEKDNWNLLNIRSNLNYRALNLKLPYVKIADGKGKIEFIDTVANITCITPDSFYLNALCTFNFPNRKEVNRPISYQGKLLFNNFNISIKSSNNKLLQNNLGLIPQLDGFIEFNGIGFEQIEFNLLSSSKKPAIESISAKGAIKKGKLEIEKLRIKDRTSILNSTLYQVQTKPNNLMTKTQYWFLEFKDFSLYLVSEVLHQIVGSNLYFKGFVNGSCHLELSDKRIKADGELNVRKGLFLLRKDYLSEIDFKFEKLKLKFNLPDLQNLPEEINLCVESIFGIENQMSQFNFILNNKDFLLTARNWINNRFAPIESLTISGTIQNAHQFSLNILNIDNLIEHLQITTQGYFFTNTKEFRFGKKGSSFYLQGLTLKIGSGNISLDLTTYPNQKPQINFRAQQIDLKDIGNIIGKKPPTQGTINLQFMSIAFSDSDGFNQIPNNSGYYIVLSGKDLKIPISLFAKQENFKLKTLNSKFHNNISVIELKYLKGTATFDDFGFQLKQLTFVYAQDTSTITGKINFASNNSSDYGIDLNIVFRDPGAWIFFFLKTVLNVQYAKIYGQGKITGTFNHPVLSGEVKVFDARLLINSTQTLCHKVNAKLIFHNQKVFLDNLKGYTSNGIIQAHGFTELFNFTRLETLSCQIEFQDIPIRPHKDIMGIASGKVFIDYKPMANQSSNPLSLSGAVVIKEGLLTNEFAEPTSISSSQQLDINLNLTISAERGIWLRNRLCDIELSANLNIFSQTSINVIIPTQLTQPTRSVIVYSGQLRAIQGIFYYLDHPLKITKGVINFDNISELNPSLDINAEVLTRPIEISSGLKERVKIILSLTGRFKEPIFTLSSDPAVLTENDIISYLNFNVTWQEMTSQEFKDAFSTALSEKLFGYFERELTKRIRNLTLLDYLSIESGLLSKTGAKITVGKYIGSRLYFTYEYNISGTSNDIFRLEYYIAKSHQIIGERDVNNRYNLKYQYKIRY